GTTCGCGGCGGGCGCTCGCATCACTGGCAGGCTCCACGCCGGGCGCGACGCTGCTGTTGAAGACCGCCCCCGGCACCACGCCGCAGGGCCTTGCCCGCGATGTACAGCGGGCGCTGCTGGCGCAAGGAGCCGAGGCAAGCCCGGCGCTCCAGTTGGTGGAGGAGCAGTACGCCGCCAGCCGAGGCGTCCTCGATTTCTTCGTCCTTCTGATGCGGGTCGGACTCCTGGTCGGCATCCTGGGCCTGGGCGCAGTCGCGCTGCGAGCCGTCATCGAGCGTCGCCGGGCAATCGGTGTCCTGCGCGCGATTGGCTTCCAACCGCCGCAGGTCCTCACCGGCATGCTGATCGAAACGGCGCTGATCGCTAGCGCTGGGCTTGCCGTCGGCCTGGCTGTTGCCTATGGGCTTGGAGGGGCGCTCTTCACCAAACTGTCTCCGGACGCGCCCTTCAGGCTCGATGGCGGTGGATTTTTCCTGACGGTGGGGCTCGTCTACGCCGCCGTCCTCCTCGTAACTTTCCTGCCCGCCCTGCGCGCCGCCCGGCTCCGGCCCGCCGAGGCGCTCCGCGCCGTGGGCTGAGATGCCCCAGCTCGACACCGGGACGCTGCTCCTCGGGGCCATCCTGGCGGCAATGGCGCTCGCGACCGTCGGCTACGTCGCCGTCACCGCCGTTCGCGGGCAGCGCCGTGATGCGGCGCGCCTCGGTGCGATCGGCTTCGTGCGAAGCAGTTTCGCCAGCCGCCTCGATCGCACGATCCCGTTGAACGAAGTCCTGCGCGACATGACCGAGTCCCTTCGTCGCAACCTCGGGCTGGACGCCGCCGAAGTCTGGACCGCGTCCGGGGGAGCGCTCGAACGCACGATCTCCGATCCCGAGCGGGGACCGGCACGTTTTCCGCTGACCGGATCTGAAGAGTCGATCGTCGCTCACGCGCCGGTCTCGGGGATCGCCTGGGCGAAAGTCTGGCTGCCGGCAGTGCTCGCGGGGAGAAATGGGGCAGCGATCCGCATTGCGCCGGTGAGCCACACCGGCCACCTGCTGGGGCTGATCGTGGCGGAGCGCCGATCGGGCGCGCCGGCGTTGCCGGCTGAGGCCGATGCGACCCTCAAAGAGCTCGCCCGCGAAGTCGGGGTGGCGATCAACAACGCCCGCCTCGACTCGGCGCTCGAGGCCACGCTCGAGGATCTGCGGCAGCACGCCGAGGCGCTGGAGGCGTCACGGGCTCGCGTCGTGGTGGCTGCTGACGCCGAGCGTCGGCGGATCGAACGCGACATCCACGACGGGGTGCAGCAGTATCTGGTCGCGATTTCTGTGAAGGCGCGCCTGGCCCGCCAGCTGAACGACCGTGACCCGAAGCGAGCCGCCCAGCTACTTGAGGAGCTCGGCCAGGATATCTCGAAAGCGCTCGATGAGCTGCGCACGCTCGCGCACGGTATCTATCCGCCGTTGCTCGCCAGCGAGGGACTCGGTGCCGCGATGGTGGCCGCGGCGCGCCGGGCGGTCATTCCGACGCAAGTGCACGCGGACGGTATTGGTCGCTACCCTGCCGAGCTGGAAGCGGCCGTCTACTTCTGCTGCCTGGAGGCGTTGCAGAATGCCGGCAAATACGCCGGCGAGGGCGCCACGGCAACGGTTGGGATCCGGCAGGAGAATGACACCCTGCTGTTTGACGTTCAGGACACCGGTGCCGGCTTTGATCTCTCGACGCAGGCGCGTGGCGCCGGCATGACGAACATGATGGACCGCGTTGGCGCCGTAGGCGGCACGCTGCGGGTCGATTCCTCGCCGGGCCACGGCACGACCGTCTCCGGAGCGGTACCGCTGCGAACAGCCGTGGAAGGTCCGGCAAACGCTACGGGATCGTGATCGTGCCGACCATCCCGGCCTGACGATGCCCGGGGATCCGGCAGTAGAACGTGTAGGTGCCGGACGGCGCTGTGAACGTGATGCGCCGGTGGCTCCCGACCGGTAGCGGCAGCTCGACGGCGAGCTGATCGATGGTGACCGTGTGCCAGAAGAGGTCGTCGTTGGTCACGTAGAGGGTGACCTGGTGCGAGGTTGCGGTGATGCTCGCGCTGGAGTACGCGGTGTTATGGATCCGAAGTGCCAGATCGTTCGGCCCCTGCGTCTGCTCCTTGCCCCAACCGGTGACCGCGGCGGCACCCAGGCAGAGGACGAAGGTCGCAATCGCCCCGATTGTCACCGCAGCCGCAGCGCTCTGCGCCGCCCGCTGCCGGCGGTCGAGAAGCCGGCCGGCGACGGCGATAAGCCCGGCGACCGAGGCGCACGCAAGCGCCAGCGGCTCCACGATGTAGAGCAGCTGCTCGTGATTGCGAGCGTTGCTCCAGGTGGCGGTGATCATCCAGAAGGCGACATCGGTGAAGAGCAGGCCGAGGACGATGACGGCCGCCGTGTAGACGCCGCGTCTTTGCCTTGCCCTGGCAAGAATCACCACGCCAATCGCGAACAGGACGGCGAAGGCGAGCGCCTCCCGGTCGAAATGGGCGATGCCAACGACGGCCTGCAGCATCGCGACCGCGATCGCGGCCCAGAGAAGGAGCCTTGACCATCCCGCGGGGGTCCCCGCCGTGCTCTCCTTCAAAGCGGGACGGTAAATTTCCGTTCTCATCTGCCGTCCTCCTCACGGCGGTGGCCCGTCGCCAGCTCTGCGAGCGCGTCGGGTGAAATCTGATCAGCGCTGGCCACCGCGACGCGGGCGGGAGTAAGCGCGCGCAGCGTGGCGGTTCGCCTTCCGCCTTCGAGCAATGCCCGCTCCCCGAGGATGGCGCCCGGTCCGACCTCGGCCAGGCCCTTTCCATCGACCTCCACCGAGAGGACGCCGTCGAGCAGCAGGAACAGCTCCTCCCCGGATTGACCCTGCTCGACGAGCGCGTCGCCCTGGTTGAGTTTCCGAACCTTTGGCTTGGCACCGCCCCGCATGATGGTCTGGGACAGTTCGCGTTCGAGCGCGGTCTCGACTTCGGTCACGAAGGCGGGCGAATCCTCGGCACCCCACGGCGTGCGCTCGCCGAAGATATCGCCGGACCAGCTCTTGAAATCGGTGACCGCCACTTTGTTCGCCAGGCGGCCGGCATCGTCATAGATCCAATGCCTCGGGAAGGGACTGGCGCCGACGACATCGGCCTTCGACGAACCATCGGCGTGGATCGTGAGCGCAAGTGTGGTCCAAACGAGCGGTGGCACGATCTGCACGAACGGGGGGCGGTTGAGCTTGCGGGGCAGCGGCATCGCGACGCGTCCGCCACTGGTCTGGACGAAGCGAACGGACAGCTTGCCGGCTTCCGGCTCCGAGCGGATATCGGGCATGCCGATCGCCGAAAAGAGAATTTTGCGCGAGCCGAACCCCAATTTGGTCTTGCCAATCCAGCCCCGGCCCGAATGCCCGTGGCCGACGATCAAGCCATTCTCGACCTCGACCCAGGCACGAAGTTCGTTGATGAACCGGACCGCCCCGGAACGCGACAAGGCCGGGATGTCGCCAAGTTGATCCCCGGGTGGATCGTCGTAGTGCACCGGACCCAGGTCAAATGGCAAGCGCATCATTCCCGGGATCGCTTCCGACGGTATCCAGGAGACCGAGGTTGTCGACGATTCGTAGCGCATAGCCAACCTCCCCTTGCGGTGTGTTCGGTTCTATCGCAAGGCTAGACGGATGGAAGATCGCCGTCCATGGTGGAAACAGGCCGCACAACGGGCGGGTACCACGAATCTGAAGAGGGTGGCCGCCCCCAGCCCTATTCCAGCAGCCTTCCGGCCACCTCCATTTCCTCGTCGGTCAGCTGCCGCTTCAACGTGGCCGGAATGGCGGGAACCGGCTCGCTCCAGACCGTCAACGGCCGGTCTCGCGCCTCCAGCCGGGTGTAGAAGTTGCGCTCCAAGGCTGGATCCAGAGCCGGGAAGTCGGATCGGTTATGAGCCCCGCGGCTCTCCCGCCGCTCGAGCGCGCAGCGAAGCGTTGCCTCCGCCGTTCGGAGTCCGGCGCGGAGGTCGAGTACATGGCCCAGCTCGAACCATCCTTCCTGCCCGGGCCGGATGTCGACCGTCTCCGCGGCCTCCGCGAGCTCGCCAACTTTTCGTAAACCGCCGCGCATTCTGGCCTCATCGCGAACGACCCCACAGTGCTCCCACATGAGATTGCGCAGCGCCCGCTGCAGTGGACGCGCCAGCTCGCTTCCCGGCTTGATCAGACGCTGGAGCTCGTCTTCCGCCTCAAGCACCGCCTTCTTGGAGCGACGCTGTACTTCGGATTCCTGCGAATGGGCGGCCGCGGCAGCGCCGGCCCGCCGACCGAAGATGACGGTCTCCGCGAGCGAATTGCCCCCCAGGCGATTGGCGCCGTGCAGACCGGAGGTGCACTCCCCAGCCGCGTAGAGGCCAACCACGTCGGTGGCATGCGTCTCCGGATCGACGGAGATGCCGCCCATCGAGTAATGCGCCGTCGGCGCCACCTCCATCGGTTGCTTGGAGATGTCGAGCATCTGGTATTCGATGAACTGCCGGTACATCCTCGGCAGCTTCTGGAGGATCTCGTCCTTGGGGTGATGGGAAATGTCCAGGAACACTCCACCGTTAGGGCCGCCTCGGCCCTCGATGATCTCGGTGTAGATGGCCAGCGCGACTCGATCGCGCGCGCTCAGCTCCATGCGCGCCGGGTCATAGCGGGTCATGAACCGCTCATGGTCCTTGTTGTAGAGATGGCCGCCCTCGCCGCGAACCGCCTCGGTGACGAGCGTGCCGGCGACCTCTTCCGGCATGACCATGCCGGTTGGATGGAACTGAACCAATTCCATGTCCATCAGGCGGCAGCCGGCCTCGAGCGCGAGGAACATGCCCTCGCCATAGTTTTCGTCACGGCGCGAGGAGCTGCGCCGCCAGAGCCGGGTGTGCCCTCCGGCCGCGATGACAACCGCGTCCGCCTCGAAGACCGTCCGCTCCCCGGATACGAGGTCGAAACCATAGGCGCCGAAGCAGTTGCCGTCGGCGACGAGGAGACGCGAGACATATTGATCTTCGATCACCGGGATCCCGAGCTGCTGCACTTTGCCGGCCAGCGTGTACAGGATGGCCCGGCCGGTGTAGTCGCCCGCGTAGCAGGTGCGCCGGTACTTATGCGCGCCGAAGAAGCGCTGATCGAGCCGGCCATCCTCGAGGCGCGCGAACTGGCAGCCCCAGTCGGCGAGCTCGCGCACCGCGTCCGGCGCCTCCCGGGCCATGATCTCGACCACGCGCGGATGGCCGAGGAAGTAGCCCTCGCGCAGCGTATCGGCGAAGTGTTGCTCCCACGAGTCCTGCGGATCGCGCGTGCCGAGAACGGCATTGATGCCGCCCGCCGCCAGGACGGTATGGGCGTCCAGCCGGTCGCGCTTGCCCACCACCAGGACCTGGCTGCCAGCCTCGGTCGCGGCGATCGCCGCGCGCAACCCGGCGGCGCCCGAGCCGATGACGAGCACGTTGCAGACCCGGCTGCGCGCCGATGCTGGGGGCATGGATTACCCCTTCTCTTCCGACAGGTAGAGCAGGGCAGCTCTGACTCGCCGGTGCGTGTCCTTCTCCTCGGCCAGGCTGAGCTTGGAAAAGATCGAGTTGATGTGCTTCTCGACAGCTCGCTCGGTGAGGAAGAGCGTGGCCGCGATCGCCGCGTTGTTCTTCCCCTGGGCCATGAGCGCGAGGACCTCGTGCTCACGCGGGGTGAGCTCGGCGAGCGGCGACTTTGGCTTGCGGGCCTTGGCCGCCACCAGGCTCTCGATCACCTTGGGATCGATGACCGAACCGCCGTTGGCCACCTCGCGGATGGCGGTCACCAGCTGCTCGATGTCGGAGACGCGCTCTTTTAATAGGTACGCGCGGCCGCTGGCGCCCTTCTGCAACAGCGCCAGCGCATAGTCCGGCTCGCTGAACTGGCTGAGGATGACGACGCCGATCCGTGGGTGGTGCTGGCGCAGCTGCTCGGCGGCTCGAATCCCTTCGTCGGTCCCGGTTGGCGGCATGCGGATGTCAGTCAGCACGACGTCCGGCTGATGCTGCTCGACCGCCGCTAACAGGGAGTCAAAGTCCGTGCACACGGCGACCACTTGGAGCTCCGGCTGGGCGTCGATCAGTTGCCGGACGCCTTCACGGACGAGGTAGTTGTCCTCGGCCAGCACGACGCGGATTGGCACGGCAACAGAATAGGGCTTCACGCGGGGTCCAGCGGGTCGAGCTGGCCGCCGAGCTCAGGGGGTGCTGGCACCATTTTTGCGGCCCTGAAAATCTGTCATTCTGTATCTGGTCACATGGCAGTACGGGTACTCATCGTTGACGATCAGGCGCCGTTCCGGCAGGCGGCGCGGGCCGTCGTCGAGGCGACCGACGGCTTCGAGGTGATTGCCGAATCCGAAACCGGCGAGGCTTCGGTCGAGGCAAGCCAGACCCTGCACCCCGACCTGGTCTTGATGGATGTCAACCTGCCTGGGATCAACGGCCTCGAGGCCACCCGGCAGATCCTCAAGAACTCCAACGGCACCGTGGTCGTGCTGCTCCTCTCCACCTACGAAGAGGCCGAGTACGCGCCGCGTGCCGCCGAATGCGGGGCATCCACCTACATTTCGAAGTCCAAATTCGAGCCCGACCGGCTTGCAGCTGCCTGGGAAGGTGCCCAGAAGCACTAGGATCTCGAGTCGCGTCGCGATCGCGTTCGCCACAGTGGCGGTGACGTTCGAGCTGGTGGCGGGTTTGATGTACTCCGCGGCCGCCGGTTTCTCCAACGGCCTGAGCGTCGACCCATCGAAGCTGCTCGCGTCAGGTCTCACCGGCGCCACGCTCATCCACTGGGGCAGCCTGATCGACATGTTCGGATACGTGTGCCTCGCCCCCGTCGTCCTCTACCTGCGCGATCGTTACGCAT
Above is a window of Candidatus Dormiibacterota bacterium DNA encoding:
- a CDS encoding cyclic nucleotide-binding domain-containing protein — translated: MIVGHGHSGRGWIGKTKLGFGSRKILFSAIGMPDIRSEPEAGKLSVRFVQTSGGRVAMPLPRKLNRPPFVQIVPPLVWTTLALTIHADGSSKADVVGASPFPRHWIYDDAGRLANKVAVTDFKSWSGDIFGERTPWGAEDSPAFVTEVETALERELSQTIMRGGAKPKVRKLNQGDALVEQGQSGEELFLLLDGVLSVEVDGKGLAEVGPGAILGERALLEGGRRTATLRALTPARVAVASADQISPDALAELATGHRREEDGR
- a CDS encoding response regulator transcription factor — its product is MAVRVLIVDDQAPFRQAARAVVEATDGFEVIAESETGEASVEASQTLHPDLVLMDVNLPGINGLEATRQILKNSNGTVVVLLLSTYEEAEYAPRAAECGASTYISKSKFEPDRLAAAWEGAQKH
- a CDS encoding FAD-dependent oxidoreductase, with amino-acid sequence MPPASARSRVCNVLVIGSGAAGLRAAIAATEAGSQVLVVGKRDRLDAHTVLAAGGINAVLGTRDPQDSWEQHFADTLREGYFLGHPRVVEIMAREAPDAVRELADWGCQFARLEDGRLDQRFFGAHKYRRTCYAGDYTGRAILYTLAGKVQQLGIPVIEDQYVSRLLVADGNCFGAYGFDLVSGERTVFEADAVVIAAGGHTRLWRRSSSRRDENYGEGMFLALEAGCRLMDMELVQFHPTGMVMPEEVAGTLVTEAVRGEGGHLYNKDHERFMTRYDPARMELSARDRVALAIYTEIIEGRGGPNGGVFLDISHHPKDEILQKLPRMYRQFIEYQMLDISKQPMEVAPTAHYSMGGISVDPETHATDVVGLYAAGECTSGLHGANRLGGNSLAETVIFGRRAGAAAAAHSQESEVQRRSKKAVLEAEDELQRLIKPGSELARPLQRALRNLMWEHCGVVRDEARMRGGLRKVGELAEAAETVDIRPGQEGWFELGHVLDLRAGLRTAEATLRCALERRESRGAHNRSDFPALDPALERNFYTRLEARDRPLTVWSEPVPAIPATLKRQLTDEEMEVAGRLLE
- a CDS encoding GAF domain-containing sensor histidine kinase codes for the protein MPQLDTGTLLLGAILAAMALATVGYVAVTAVRGQRRDAARLGAIGFVRSSFASRLDRTIPLNEVLRDMTESLRRNLGLDAAEVWTASGGALERTISDPERGPARFPLTGSEESIVAHAPVSGIAWAKVWLPAVLAGRNGAAIRIAPVSHTGHLLGLIVAERRSGAPALPAEADATLKELAREVGVAINNARLDSALEATLEDLRQHAEALEASRARVVVAADAERRRIERDIHDGVQQYLVAISVKARLARQLNDRDPKRAAQLLEELGQDISKALDELRTLAHGIYPPLLASEGLGAAMVAAARRAVIPTQVHADGIGRYPAELEAAVYFCCLEALQNAGKYAGEGATATVGIRQENDTLLFDVQDTGAGFDLSTQARGAGMTNMMDRVGAVGGTLRVDSSPGHGTTVSGAVPLRTAVEGPANATGS
- a CDS encoding cupredoxin domain-containing protein, with translation MRTEIYRPALKESTAGTPAGWSRLLLWAAIAVAMLQAVVGIAHFDREALAFAVLFAIGVVILARARQRRGVYTAAVIVLGLLFTDVAFWMITATWSNARNHEQLLYIVEPLALACASVAGLIAVAGRLLDRRQRAAQSAAAAVTIGAIATFVLCLGAAAVTGWGKEQTQGPNDLALRIHNTAYSSASITATSHQVTLYVTNDDLFWHTVTIDQLAVELPLPVGSHRRITFTAPSGTYTFYCRIPGHRQAGMVGTITIP
- a CDS encoding response regulator transcription factor, coding for MPIRVVLAEDNYLVREGVRQLIDAQPELQVVAVCTDFDSLLAAVEQHQPDVVLTDIRMPPTGTDEGIRAAEQLRQHHPRIGVVILSQFSEPDYALALLQKGASGRAYLLKERVSDIEQLVTAIREVANGGSVIDPKVIESLVAAKARKPKSPLAELTPREHEVLALMAQGKNNAAIAATLFLTERAVEKHINSIFSKLSLAEEKDTHRRVRAALLYLSEEKG